TCTGCTGCATATCACTGAGTCAGCTGCTATTTTATTAGGAAATACACTTTTCTGTGTCACCTTGCAAACTGTGCAGTGCTGTTACATTTAGTAAGGAAAGGCAGACGCTTCAGAAAAGAATTTGGTCAGGTTTCAATAAACTGTAAAATTCTGATCTAACCCTTATAGCTAGTGAGACATGTCCACCTCAGCTAATCCATGGAAGTATTCATTTTAGAATATCCACCTTTCACCAAACAAAGTGCAGAATGGAAATACGTGCTAGTAGGGAATTTCTACttactttctgctttaattCTGCTGTCTCACTGCTGATATTTGGTGCCAAATCATCAAGGCTCAAGATATTCAGTCTGAAGTCTGCAATCAAATGACATATCGTCATGAGAATTTGCATGAAAATTGCAGCACACTTTCCCTTAAGTGAGAAAAGTGGTAAAATATAAATCAGTACTACATTCCTAGTTTAAACTGTAATGCTAAAAAGTAATAGCAATCGCGCTCAACCTTTAACTTAGCAGCAGCTCTTTCTAAAGTGTCCTCCTTTGCCTGTCAGTGGATCTGCTAACTCAAGTTGAAGACACCCTCGATGCCCCTCATTTACACTTGTTCTCACTCAGACCCACTGATACATGAAAACTATTGTAAATCTTGTAATCATTTTGACAACATAATTAAGGACCCAGGGAAGCATCGTCAAACTGAACCCATTAAAtcaaaagccaagaaaaatgcaaatatattacactagaaaaaaagaaagagatcaACATAATTCCTTTGATAAAGCCTTGGTTTATGTAAAATTACACCGCTGAATCCTTTCAAAGTATTTGCCCATGTTTATTAGGAAATTTATCAGTAGATTATCAGTAGAATTGATGCCAACTCTACTGAGACAATATTTAGAAAACTTACCATCTGAGCTGCTGTGTGTTGAATCTTCTGcatcagctgcttttgaaaataattcatcTAGTGATTTGATTTCACTGCTGTCGCTTTCAAGTGATACTTGGCTTTGTTTGATGTTGCCTGTTTGAGGCAGAGTAATCTTTACGGTATTGTCTTTCAGGGAAAAAGACAGCAATTGAGAGTTCATATTACGTTGTACCGACAGGTTTCTGCTGGCTGGTGAAGGTGTTGATGAAGTAACTCTAccacaaatgtttttctctgagtCTTTGCTACGAAAAGATGTTTTAGATACCTCTGTCAGTGAAATTTCCTTATGAGGTGGAGGAGGTATTCCTGATGAAACTCGAGTCTTACTCTTTTGAAGAACATGAAAAAGAGATTTATATGTTACTTCACTTATTGTGTGTAGATtgctaaaaaggaaaataaatgggtaaaaaagagtaattttaaagTGTGAATTGAAGCTAAATTATATAATAAGCAAgccacaaatgcaaaaataaaatttactttctgGTGTTATCTAAATAAAGTGACCtaccaattaaaacaatttcacaaAATACATAATCCAGCAAAGTCTGTACCTTTCTGCCCCATTTAGAATCACTTACAACAATCCTCTGATTCTCATGTCTGCTGGAAAACTCCAAAGAGCCCTCCATCaattctctcctttcttcttcatcaCTATCCAAACCGAGCTGCTGTTTAACCATAACATTCATTTTAGGGCTTTGGACACTTTTCTCTTCCTTAGAGCAGGCAGTAGTGAGGGCTATAATTCCCCTGGCAGTAGCATACTTCTTCAGATATTTCTTGCCCCTTGCACTGTGTTCATGACTGGAAGCAGATGAGAAGGATCCTTCATCCAAAGGCTTCTGGCCCAAGTCAGTGTTTTGCAATTCCATCTGCTTTTTTCGATTCATGATTTTGCTTTCTAGTTGTGCCACTTTCCTCAGAGCTGAGCTCGACCGTGCGTGGGAAGCGCTACCTGAAGTGCTCTTTGCTACGTGTCTGCTCACTGTCTGCACAGCACTTCCTGATGTCTGGCACGGCTGGCTTCCATGTACGTTTTCGTTGCGCACCTTTAGGaatctgctgcagcagctcggAGCTCTTCCAGTTTTCTCCAACTTTGTGTCAACCACAGAAAGGTCACTACAGGAGTGAGGAAGGATGCTGCGCCCGGCTGTGATGGTTCTCCAACGGGGAGCATCGCCGCGTCCCTGCCGAGAAGAGGATGCAAAGCGCCCTCAGAGGCGTAGGCTAGCGGCCCGGTTCAGCTCCCAGGTCCCCGGACTGAGCACACACTCCCGCTCCCCAAGGCCCTGCCCTCGTCCCGGCCTGTGCCGggccacctcctcccaccctccGGTGTGGGCGGTCCCCACACGCGGCTGAAACACCGGCCCAGGGCACTCGGCTGCCCAGGTACAGACCGAGCGCGGCTGGCGCGGAGGCAGAGCGGCGGCCGGGACGACAGCTGGCGCCTCACCTCTCCTCCGCCCGTGGGCGCTCTCTGCGCCCGAGTGATCGCGGCCATCCGGGACGGAGCGCCctgaggcggcggcggctctCCCAGGCCGGGACCAGAGCGGTCGGCGCCGGACCGTGTCCCGGAGACC
This window of the Grus americana isolate bGruAme1 chromosome 28, bGruAme1.mat, whole genome shotgun sequence genome carries:
- the C28H19orf44 gene encoding uncharacterized protein C19orf44 homolog codes for the protein MHAGACSRRSRGPAAVCFLGIGRRARGTLRGANEGAGCWGVTVSGTRSGADRSGPGLGEPPPPQGAPSRMAAITRAQRAPTGGGEGRGDAPRWRTITAGRSILPHSCSDLSVVDTKLEKTGRAPSCCSRFLKVRNENVHGSQPCQTSGSAVQTVSRHVAKSTSGSASHARSSSALRKVAQLESKIMNRKKQMELQNTDLGQKPLDEGSFSSASSHEHSARGKKYLKKYATARGIIALTTACSKEEKSVQSPKMNVMVKQQLGLDSDEEERRELMEGSLEFSSRHENQRIVSKTRVSSGIPPPPHKEISLTEVSKTSFRSKDSEKNICGRVTSSTPSPASRNLSVQRNMNSQLLSFSLKDNTVKITLPQTGNIKQSQVSLESDSSEIKSLDELFSKAADAEDSTHSSSDDFRLNILSLDDLAPNISSETAELKQKGTDIQITQESNRNPKKDKSLVEKDQASLTGAVTGVNDVSEGDIEKTVSEAEISEHLSGVSADFPRHKQDYLDDAERTVNSEYSEDFERFLSTTDRESVSKMSEECSESCTYSGKHPSSALSPLRARERHDQVHRVTVKETAAQTVDPPFTYCWSKTNTTAVLDPAVGNSYIDPVPVASHIISTDAVEALTAYSPSALVLNAMLKQHLLLTQQFVENIHYLHLSLVESLENEKFHYHTLEEAKEYIKNHKSPPLTLEQAREEIRKAQEEKML